From one Salvelinus sp. IW2-2015 linkage group LG11, ASM291031v2, whole genome shotgun sequence genomic stretch:
- the LOC111970486 gene encoding stathmin-3-like produces MSSTVSAYSDKIKEMSMLSLICSCFYSQPHPNSLYQYGDMEVKSLNKRASGQAFEIILKAPADLSPDRPQPLLSAPKKDLSPDELQKRLEAAEERRKSQEALVLKQLAEKREHERQVLHKALEENNNFSKMAEEKLNYKMEVNKENREAQLNALKQRLREKEIHAAEVRRNKELQADLCG; encoded by the exons CCTACTCCGACAAGATCAAAGAGATGTCCATGCTGTCTCTGATCTGCTCCTGCTTCTACTCACAACCACACCCCAACAGCCTCTACCAATATGGAG ACATGGAGGTGAAGTCCCTGAACAAGCGGGCATCCGGCCAGGCCTTCGAGATCATCTTGAAGGCCCCCGCTGACCTCTCTCCAGACAGGCCGCAGCCCCTGCTTTCTGCTCCCAAGAAGGACCTCTCCCCGGACGAGCTCCAGAAGAGGCTGGAAGctgcggaggagaggagaaag tctcaGGAGGCCCTGGTGCTGAAGCAGCTAGCTGAGAAGCGGGAACACGAGCGACAGGTGCTCCACAAGGCCCTGGAGGAGAACAACAACTTCAGCAAGATGGCCGAAGAGAAGCTTAACTACAAGATGGAGGTCAACAAAGAGAACCGCGAGGCCCAGCTGAATGCGCTGAAGCAGCGGCTCCGGGAGAAG GAAATCCATGCCGCTGAGGTCCGTAGAAACAAAGAGCTCCAAGCTGACCTCTGTGGTTGA